In Nakamurella alba, a single genomic region encodes these proteins:
- a CDS encoding IclR family transcriptional regulator — MAQVEGSKGISSVLSTLRVLEVVAQRQPIGVSELARATGMPKSSIHRCLTTLREAGWLRIVDPARVLWGVTSKPLDIGLAGSSEQSLREVARGHVEALRDETNETVHLVIRDGDSLTIILREDSNQAVRTFVEIGTRAPLHATSCGLAVLAALDDDEVTGLLDRGLAHYTDTTPTTVQQVRDQVDLTRGRGYSVNDESWWRPEVSAIGAAITNSAGRPVAALAISIPSSRFDRDRIDDLGSRAVRTAKAISGALGAH, encoded by the coding sequence ATGGCGCAGGTCGAGGGCAGCAAGGGCATCAGCAGTGTGCTCAGCACGCTCCGGGTGCTCGAGGTGGTCGCGCAGCGTCAGCCGATCGGCGTCTCGGAGCTCGCCCGGGCCACCGGGATGCCGAAGAGCAGCATCCATCGCTGCCTGACCACCTTGCGTGAAGCCGGTTGGTTGCGCATCGTCGACCCGGCACGGGTGCTCTGGGGGGTGACGAGCAAGCCTCTGGACATCGGGCTGGCCGGTTCGAGCGAGCAGAGCCTGCGCGAGGTTGCGCGAGGTCATGTCGAAGCCCTGCGCGACGAGACCAACGAGACAGTTCACCTGGTGATCCGGGACGGTGACTCCCTCACCATCATCCTGCGCGAGGATTCCAACCAGGCGGTGCGCACCTTCGTCGAGATCGGGACCCGGGCCCCGCTGCACGCCACGTCATGCGGTCTTGCGGTGCTCGCTGCACTCGACGACGACGAGGTGACGGGTCTGCTCGACCGAGGCCTGGCGCACTACACCGACACGACACCGACCACCGTGCAACAGGTCCGGGACCAGGTCGACCTCACCCGGGGTCGGGGGTACTCGGTCAACGACGAGTCCTGGTGGCGACCGGAAGTCAGTGCCATCGGAGCCGCTATCACCAACTCGGCCGGGCGCCCGGTTGCGGCGCTGGCCATTTCCATCCCGTCGAGCCGCTTCGATCGCGACCGGATCGATGACCTCGGGTCGCGTGCGGTGCGCACTGCGAAGGCGATCTCCGGCGCGCTCGGCGCGCACTGA